Proteins encoded within one genomic window of Sphingobacterium sp. lm-10:
- a CDS encoding pyridoxine 5'-phosphate synthase translates to MTKLSVNINKIATLRNARGGNIPNVLTTAVACERFGAQGITVHPRPDERHIRYQDVFDLKKEIQTEFNIEGNCQEQKFVELVLANKPTQVTLVPDANEQITSNHGWDTVKNQAYLRDMVSRFKQEGIRVSLFVDPVEEMVEAAAQTGADRVELYTEAYAAEFGYDKEKAIEPYYKAAIKAREVGLGLNAGHDLDLHNLAYFNQHIPGLLEVSIGHALVSDALFLGLEETIKRYLAALKA, encoded by the coding sequence ATGACAAAATTATCTGTGAATATCAATAAGATTGCTACGCTTCGCAATGCGCGTGGGGGCAATATTCCGAATGTACTTACTACGGCGGTTGCGTGTGAGCGTTTTGGTGCACAAGGAATCACCGTACATCCACGGCCAGATGAGCGGCACATACGCTATCAGGATGTCTTCGACTTAAAGAAAGAAATACAAACGGAATTTAATATAGAAGGGAATTGTCAGGAACAGAAATTCGTGGAGCTCGTATTGGCAAACAAGCCTACCCAAGTAACGCTGGTACCGGATGCGAATGAGCAAATAACCTCCAACCACGGGTGGGATACCGTTAAAAATCAGGCTTACTTACGCGATATGGTGAGCCGCTTCAAGCAAGAGGGCATTCGCGTTTCGCTTTTCGTAGATCCCGTAGAAGAAATGGTGGAAGCAGCTGCACAAACCGGGGCTGATCGGGTAGAATTGTATACCGAAGCTTATGCTGCTGAGTTTGGATATGATAAGGAAAAGGCGATTGAGCCTTATTATAAAGCAGCCATAAAAGCACGTGAAGTAGGCTTAGGTCTGAATGCAGGTCACGATCTTGATCTCCATAATTTAGCCTATTTCAACCAGCACATACCAGGTCTTTTAGAGGTAAGCATTGGACATGCGTTGGTGTCAGATGCCTTATTTCTTGGACTAGAAGAAACAATTAAACGATATTTGGCGGCTCTTAAAGCATAA
- the miaB gene encoding tRNA (N6-isopentenyl adenosine(37)-C2)-methylthiotransferase MiaB — MLDLLHTTKTHDETRQGEALDMVPTGASNGRKLYIESYGCQMNFSDSEIVASILIDHGFETTKDFKDADVVFINTCSIRENAEQRVRNRLKEFESAKARNPGMIVGVLGCMAERLKAKFLEEEKLVDVVVGPDAYRDLPNLIEKVDDGAKAVNVLLSREETYADISPVRLNSNGVAAFISIMRGCDNMCSFCVVPFTRGRERSRDPYSIVKEAQDLFEAGYREVTLLGQNVDSYKHAEKSDDGSETQATVNFATLLAMVADVNPLLRVRFSTSHPKDITDEVLHTIARYENICNYIHLPVQSGNSRILDIMNRTYDREWYVDRVDAIRRIIPKCAISTDVITGFCTETEEEHQETLSMMEYVKYDFAYMFAYSERPGTLAAKRFEDDIPEEVKKRRLTEIVALQRAHGHERIQDYVGKVHRVLIEGLSKRSDQHYCGRNDQNAMLVFPIDARYKAGDYVDVLGESCTSATLIGKIVN; from the coding sequence ATGTTAGACTTATTACACACAACCAAAACACACGATGAAACCCGTCAAGGCGAGGCACTTGATATGGTGCCTACAGGTGCCAGCAACGGGCGGAAACTTTACATTGAAAGTTACGGTTGTCAGATGAATTTTTCGGACAGTGAGATTGTTGCATCTATCTTAATCGATCATGGTTTTGAGACCACGAAAGATTTTAAGGATGCAGACGTAGTATTTATTAATACCTGCTCTATACGCGAAAATGCCGAACAACGTGTTCGGAACAGGCTGAAGGAATTTGAGTCGGCTAAGGCTCGAAACCCTGGAATGATCGTGGGTGTGCTGGGCTGTATGGCTGAGCGTCTTAAGGCCAAATTTTTGGAAGAAGAAAAACTAGTGGACGTGGTGGTTGGGCCAGATGCCTACCGGGATCTTCCTAATTTGATAGAAAAGGTCGACGATGGCGCCAAAGCGGTCAATGTATTGCTGTCTCGTGAGGAAACCTATGCAGATATCAGTCCGGTGAGACTGAATTCAAATGGCGTAGCAGCATTTATATCCATCATGCGTGGTTGTGATAATATGTGTTCTTTCTGCGTTGTGCCATTCACACGCGGCAGAGAGCGTAGCCGCGATCCGTATTCTATTGTAAAAGAGGCCCAGGATCTTTTCGAAGCGGGATATCGTGAGGTTACACTATTAGGACAGAATGTGGATTCCTACAAGCATGCAGAAAAAAGTGATGATGGTAGCGAAACGCAAGCGACCGTAAACTTTGCAACGCTACTGGCGATGGTGGCAGATGTAAATCCTCTGTTGCGTGTGCGATTCTCTACTTCCCATCCAAAAGATATCACCGACGAAGTGTTGCACACCATTGCTCGATACGAGAATATTTGTAATTACATCCATTTGCCAGTGCAGTCGGGCAACTCGCGTATCCTAGATATTATGAATCGGACGTATGACCGGGAGTGGTATGTAGATCGCGTCGATGCAATCCGCCGAATCATTCCTAAATGCGCTATATCGACTGATGTTATTACGGGATTTTGTACGGAAACCGAAGAAGAGCATCAAGAGACGCTTTCTATGATGGAATATGTAAAATACGATTTTGCCTACATGTTTGCCTATTCCGAAAGGCCAGGAACATTGGCTGCCAAACGGTTTGAGGATGATATTCCAGAGGAAGTAAAAAAACGTCGTTTAACCGAAATTGTAGCCTTGCAAAGAGCACATGGTCACGAACGGATACAAGATTATGTTGGAAAAGTACATCGCGTACTGATCGAGGGTTTATCCAAACGCTCGGATCAGCATTATTGTGGCCGTAATGACCAGAATGCTATGTTGGTTTTTCCGATAGATGCCCGTTACAAAGCCGGAGATTATGTAGATGTACTGGGAGAAAGTTGCACATCAGCTACATTAATTGGAAAAATCGTCAATTAA
- a CDS encoding LptE family protein has protein sequence MNNHRTILTSILTCVLLIFTTQSCGVKYSLSGGSIPENMNTYTVDFFENIAAMVIPSLSQDFTEGLKERIRTQSRLNQVDQNGDAIFEGVITNYAISSSGVEANTNLAALNRLSITVKVKYTNRKDESGESDYEDSFTQFREFRGMVNSATELQLTREIILMLTEDIYNRTFNNW, from the coding sequence ATGAATAACCATAGAACGATTCTTACCTCCATTCTTACCTGTGTGCTGTTGATCTTCACGACACAGAGCTGCGGGGTGAAATATAGCTTAAGTGGCGGAAGTATTCCGGAGAATATGAATACCTATACGGTAGATTTTTTCGAGAATATTGCTGCTATGGTGATTCCATCTCTCAGTCAGGACTTCACAGAGGGTTTAAAAGAACGGATAAGGACACAATCCAGACTTAATCAAGTAGACCAGAATGGCGATGCTATCTTTGAGGGAGTGATCACCAACTATGCCATCTCCTCTTCTGGAGTCGAGGCCAATACAAATCTGGCAGCATTGAATCGATTATCTATAACGGTGAAGGTAAAATACACCAATAGGAAAGATGAATCTGGCGAAAGTGACTATGAGGATTCTTTTACACAATTCAGAGAGTTTAGAGGAATGGTGAATTCAGCTACCGAGCTACAACTGACCAGAGAAATCATCCTGATGTTGACAGAGGATATTTATAATCGGACATTCAATAACTGGTAA
- a CDS encoding sigma-54 dependent transcriptional regulator, protein MVDHQDIKSRFGIIGNSPLLNRAIDIARQVAPTDISVLIQGESGSGKEVFSHIIHQLSARKHGPFIAVNCGAIPEGTIDSELFGHEKGSFTGATEARKGYFEVVDGGTIFLDEVGELPLGTQARLLRVLESGEYIRVGSSKVQKTNVRVVAATNVDMYTAVQKNKFREDLYYRLNTVPLKIPALRERPEDIYLLFRKFVVDFVDKYRTPSIQLLPDAQELLVSYNWPGNVRQLKNIAEQVAVLERERTINAAILSNYIPADAKQSNLPVFVNEQNKEDFSERDLLYKVLFDMKRDMVDLKKLVVELIQNGINAGTYEQNSPVINQLYKDIDNNNGNVAARMSDEYGLPSPATLTIHNPNRPKPANGEYRYNAQDVEEVEESLSLVDKESDLIKRALKKHKGKRKAAAQELGISERTLYRKIKDLNLD, encoded by the coding sequence ATGGTCGATCATCAGGATATAAAAAGTAGATTTGGAATCATCGGCAATTCGCCCTTGCTAAATCGTGCCATCGACATTGCACGCCAAGTAGCGCCGACAGATATCTCCGTATTGATCCAGGGAGAAAGTGGTTCTGGTAAGGAGGTCTTTTCGCATATTATCCATCAGCTCAGCGCACGCAAACACGGACCTTTTATTGCGGTGAATTGCGGTGCCATTCCAGAAGGAACGATAGATTCTGAATTGTTCGGGCACGAAAAAGGATCGTTTACGGGAGCCACGGAAGCCCGTAAAGGTTATTTTGAGGTGGTAGATGGAGGTACGATCTTCTTAGATGAAGTCGGTGAGTTGCCTCTAGGTACGCAGGCGCGCTTATTGCGTGTCTTAGAATCAGGAGAGTACATCCGGGTGGGTTCATCCAAAGTACAAAAGACCAATGTACGGGTCGTCGCTGCTACCAATGTAGATATGTATACGGCCGTGCAAAAAAATAAATTTCGCGAAGATCTTTATTACCGACTCAATACAGTGCCGCTTAAAATCCCTGCTTTGCGGGAGCGTCCAGAGGATATTTATTTATTGTTCCGAAAATTCGTAGTAGACTTTGTTGATAAATACCGCACCCCTAGTATACAACTTTTGCCAGATGCGCAGGAGTTGTTAGTGAGCTATAATTGGCCGGGCAACGTACGTCAGCTTAAAAATATCGCTGAGCAGGTGGCCGTTTTGGAAAGAGAACGAACCATTAATGCTGCCATCCTTAGCAACTATATTCCGGCAGATGCCAAGCAATCCAATCTCCCTGTTTTTGTTAATGAGCAAAATAAGGAAGATTTCTCCGAAAGAGATCTACTGTATAAAGTGCTGTTTGATATGAAGCGGGATATGGTAGACTTAAAGAAATTGGTGGTGGAGCTGATCCAAAACGGAATTAACGCAGGCACGTACGAACAAAATTCTCCTGTGATCAATCAATTGTACAAAGACATCGATAATAACAATGGCAATGTAGCGGCTCGGATGAGCGATGAATATGGCTTGCCTTCTCCGGCGACCTTGACCATCCATAATCCTAATAGGCCAAAGCCCGCTAACGGAGAATACCGTTATAACGCGCAGGATGTCGAAGAGGTAGAAGAATCCTTGTCGTTGGTGGATAAGGAGTCTGATCTGATCAAGCGTGCATTGAAAAAGCATAAAGGTAAGCGTAAAGCTGCTGCACAAGAATTAGGCATTTCCGAGCGTACATTGTACCGGAAGATTAAAGATTTGAACTTAGATTAA
- the lepB gene encoding signal peptidase I: protein MIYYILFALFLIVSWYGLALLFKKAGKQGWEAFVPFYREVIFADLVARPRWWVLWLLVPIVNVFVFFGLYFDLLKSFGKRRFWETAAAVLVPFIVLPMWGKDATVKYLGPSNTEEFKRKYPYKKSAVREWTDAIIFATVAASLIRSFLIEPYVIPTGSMERSLLIGDFLFVSKLNYGARIPMTPLAFPFAHHTMPITGGKAYSEWIKIPYKRLPGFQEIKRNDVVVFNYPMDADAPFERPVDKRENYIKRCVGMPGDVLTMKGAQLFVNGELGYESENMQPSFIVITEQPYGLDLNRLIDKRYELSTYLNDPSRGVYVLHITREEAEEVRQWSNVKEVIEQVYGPDDNSEMVQAFPFYQDGTVWNYDNFGPFTIPKKGWAVKLDSKTLPLYRRAITVYEGNTLEERADGMYINGKRADSYTFNMDYYWMMGDNRHNSLDSRGWGFVPEDHIVGKALLTFMSYDEDGSFLSKIRWNRIFRGIN from the coding sequence ATGATCTATTATATTTTATTTGCCCTATTTCTAATTGTATCTTGGTACGGTCTAGCTTTATTGTTCAAAAAAGCAGGCAAGCAAGGTTGGGAGGCTTTTGTGCCCTTCTATCGGGAGGTGATATTTGCTGATCTAGTAGCACGGCCTCGTTGGTGGGTGCTTTGGTTATTAGTGCCTATCGTCAATGTTTTTGTGTTTTTTGGGTTGTACTTCGATTTATTAAAAAGCTTTGGGAAACGTCGATTTTGGGAAACTGCTGCTGCGGTATTGGTTCCTTTCATCGTATTACCTATGTGGGGAAAGGATGCTACCGTTAAATACCTTGGTCCGTCCAATACAGAAGAATTTAAGAGAAAATATCCTTACAAGAAATCTGCTGTACGAGAGTGGACTGATGCCATTATCTTTGCAACTGTTGCCGCATCCTTGATCAGAAGTTTTCTGATTGAGCCTTATGTAATCCCTACCGGATCGATGGAGCGCAGTTTGTTGATCGGCGATTTTTTATTTGTGAGTAAGCTGAACTATGGTGCCAGAATTCCGATGACGCCCCTAGCATTTCCATTTGCACATCACACCATGCCGATCACTGGTGGAAAGGCTTATTCGGAGTGGATTAAAATCCCGTATAAACGCCTTCCAGGATTTCAGGAAATTAAAAGAAATGATGTCGTTGTCTTTAACTATCCGATGGATGCCGATGCCCCATTTGAAAGACCCGTGGATAAACGTGAAAACTATATTAAGCGTTGTGTAGGCATGCCCGGAGATGTGCTAACAATGAAAGGCGCACAGCTTTTTGTAAACGGTGAATTGGGTTACGAGAGTGAAAACATGCAGCCAAGCTTCATTGTGATTACGGAGCAACCATACGGTTTAGACTTGAATCGTCTGATCGATAAGCGCTATGAGTTAAGTACTTATCTAAACGATCCTTCGAGAGGCGTGTATGTATTGCACATTACTCGGGAAGAAGCAGAAGAGGTGCGTCAATGGAGCAATGTGAAAGAAGTAATCGAGCAAGTGTATGGCCCGGATGATAATTCGGAAATGGTACAAGCCTTTCCTTTCTATCAGGACGGTACCGTCTGGAACTACGATAACTTTGGCCCATTCACCATTCCTAAGAAAGGATGGGCCGTAAAACTGGATAGTAAAACCCTGCCGTTGTATCGTCGTGCGATTACTGTTTACGAAGGAAACACCTTAGAAGAACGTGCGGATGGCATGTATATTAACGGAAAACGTGCGGATAGCTACACCTTTAATATGGATTATTACTGGATGATGGGTGATAATAGACATAATTCTTTAGATTCTCGAGGCTGGGGATTTGTGCCAGAAGATCATATCGTGGGTAAAGCCCTGCTTACTTTCATGAGTTATGATGAAGATGGAAGCTTCTTGTCCAAAATCCGTTGGAATAGAATCTTTAGAGGCATTAATTAA
- the xylA gene encoding xylose isomerase codes for MNVLTGDKEFFNDIKQIQYEGLESDNPLSFRWYNPDQVVAGKTMAEHFKFACAYWHSFNGDGGDPFGGATHIFPWDRQSDPLSRAKDKMDAAFEFITKLQIPYYCFHDVDLVDFTNDVVENENRLQQIVAYAKQKQQDSGVKLLWGTANLFSHPRYMNGAATNPDFHVLAHGAAQVKAAIDATIALDGENYVFWGGREGYMSLLNTNMKREQEHLAKFLHMAKDYARKHGFKGTFFIEPKPCEPSKHQYDYDAATVTGFLRQYDLLDDFKLNLEVNHATLAGHTFQHELQVAVDAGLLGSMDANRGDYQNGWDTDQFPNDITELTECLLIILEAGGFQGGGVNFDAKIRRNSTDLADLVHAHVGGMDLFARALVTADRILTDSDYRKIRQNRYASFDEGAGATFEQGGHTLETLRDFAAANGEPQPTSGRQEFLENLINRYI; via the coding sequence ATGAATGTGTTAACAGGAGACAAAGAATTTTTTAATGACATTAAGCAAATCCAGTACGAGGGATTAGAAAGTGACAATCCACTATCCTTTCGTTGGTACAACCCCGATCAAGTAGTCGCTGGAAAAACCATGGCCGAACATTTTAAGTTTGCCTGCGCGTACTGGCATTCCTTTAATGGTGATGGTGGCGATCCGTTCGGTGGCGCTACACATATCTTCCCGTGGGATCGGCAGAGCGACCCATTATCACGTGCTAAAGATAAGATGGATGCCGCCTTTGAATTTATTACTAAGCTACAGATTCCTTACTACTGTTTTCATGACGTAGATCTTGTTGATTTCACGAATGATGTGGTGGAAAATGAAAACCGTTTACAGCAAATTGTGGCTTACGCCAAACAGAAGCAACAAGACAGCGGTGTGAAACTATTGTGGGGTACAGCAAATCTTTTTAGCCATCCTCGCTACATGAATGGTGCGGCTACCAACCCGGATTTCCATGTGCTTGCTCATGGAGCCGCGCAGGTAAAAGCGGCAATAGATGCGACTATCGCCCTTGATGGTGAAAACTACGTTTTTTGGGGTGGAAGAGAAGGCTACATGTCCTTGCTCAATACCAATATGAAGCGGGAACAGGAGCATCTTGCGAAGTTTCTGCACATGGCAAAAGATTATGCTCGTAAGCATGGATTTAAAGGCACGTTTTTTATAGAGCCCAAGCCATGTGAACCTTCGAAACATCAATACGATTACGATGCGGCGACTGTGACCGGCTTCTTGCGTCAATATGATTTGTTAGACGACTTCAAGCTGAATTTGGAGGTGAATCATGCTACTTTGGCTGGACATACCTTTCAACATGAGCTGCAGGTAGCGGTAGATGCTGGATTGCTTGGTTCTATGGATGCTAACCGAGGAGATTACCAAAATGGTTGGGACACCGATCAGTTCCCTAATGATATCACGGAGCTTACGGAATGTCTTTTGATTATTTTGGAGGCAGGTGGATTTCAAGGTGGCGGGGTCAATTTCGACGCTAAAATACGACGCAATTCCACTGATTTGGCCGATCTTGTACATGCCCACGTGGGCGGTATGGATTTGTTTGCCCGAGCGCTAGTAACAGCAGATCGTATCTTGACAGATTCAGACTATCGTAAAATTCGTCAAAATCGCTACGCTTCTTTTGATGAAGGTGCGGGTGCTACTTTCGAGCAGGGTGGTCATACCTTGGAAACGCTCCGTGATTTTGCGGCGGCTAATGGAGAACCGCAACCTACAAGTGGAAGACAGGAATTCTTGGAAAATCTGATTAACCGCTATATTTAG
- the dapB gene encoding 4-hydroxy-tetrahydrodipicolinate reductase, translating into MKIGLLGYGKMGQLIEQYAIKKGHEIAWIIDANNRENIAAEDLVSADIAIDFSTPDAALDNISLCFENDLPIVVGTTGWYEQLEEVKATCLEANQSMLYGSNFSIGVNVFFHINRLLAKAISPYKQYDAQVEEIHHIHKLDAPSGTAITIAEGILDAYAEKNEWVNRLEGSGEEVIPAKNELLIESLRLEEVPGTHTVVYSSEVDQIEFKHTAHSRDGFALGAVVAAEWLVGRKGFYQVTEMFDFNN; encoded by the coding sequence ATGAAAATTGGACTATTAGGATACGGCAAGATGGGCCAGCTTATCGAGCAATATGCCATCAAAAAAGGTCATGAAATTGCCTGGATCATTGATGCCAATAACCGGGAAAACATAGCCGCAGAAGATTTGGTTTCAGCAGATATCGCGATAGATTTTAGTACCCCTGATGCCGCATTAGACAATATCAGCCTTTGTTTCGAAAATGATCTTCCGATCGTAGTAGGTACTACCGGCTGGTATGAACAATTAGAAGAAGTTAAGGCTACGTGTTTGGAGGCTAATCAATCGATGCTGTATGGGTCTAACTTTAGCATTGGTGTCAATGTGTTTTTTCATATCAATAGGTTGTTGGCAAAGGCTATCAGTCCCTATAAACAATACGATGCACAAGTCGAAGAAATACATCATATTCATAAATTGGATGCACCAAGTGGTACAGCCATCACTATTGCGGAAGGCATTTTAGACGCTTATGCAGAAAAAAATGAATGGGTAAATCGCCTAGAAGGATCGGGTGAAGAGGTAATTCCGGCAAAGAACGAACTGTTAATTGAAAGTTTGCGTCTGGAAGAGGTGCCTGGTACACATACTGTAGTATACAGCTCAGAAGTAGACCAAATTGAGTTTAAACATACTGCACATAGTCGGGATGGTTTTGCCTTGGGTGCAGTGGTAGCTGCAGAATGGTTAGTTGGTAGAAAAGGATTCTATCAGGTTACCGAAATGTTTGATTTTAATAACTAG
- the secG gene encoding preprotein translocase subunit SecG — protein sequence MVTLIIILIVLASVLLGLIVLIQNPKGGGLSSGFAGGSNLMGVQRTGDFLEKGTWTLAIALMIFCLGLNMVGPGGSSSSSDRLNDQLEAPMQNNPGLNLPTNEAPAGTAAPTVAPTTGDTSAN from the coding sequence ATGGTTACCTTGATCATTATTTTAATTGTATTAGCCAGTGTTTTACTTGGTTTAATCGTGTTAATACAAAATCCTAAAGGTGGGGGGTTGTCCTCTGGTTTCGCAGGTGGTTCTAACCTGATGGGTGTGCAACGTACCGGAGATTTCTTAGAAAAAGGAACCTGGACATTAGCAATCGCACTGATGATTTTCTGTTTGGGTCTTAATATGGTTGGGCCTGGGGGTTCATCTTCCTCATCAGACAGATTAAATGATCAGTTGGAAGCTCCAATGCAGAACAATCCTGGATTGAACCTTCCAACAAATGAAGCTCCTGCTGGTACTGCCGCACCGACTGTTGCGCCAACAACGGGCGACACCAGTGCTAATTAA
- a CDS encoding tetratricopeptide repeat protein, which translates to MNNAATTPDIRHVFTQALRDPNAISEADFQMLLSEYPFAQSLVFAYQRRNTTSVRSTSTDNTTVQKALLHTDNRYWLRDLVGEHVEEIPSEYVEQDEITAPLETPEEEVLSKQPEDELADLILEQVQAVDYFALEKATDREVHTSEITAVVPVAVSEAGESEEDLSVYDDELMPYSFRWWLYKTRLKHANTYQPFVSIQSLSTRADGQFVPPKFDETILDHQIRENIFHLQDPEDKLSDSIRQKTVEVAMPKKTDAVIERFIREEPQITPPTPDIVNNENKARKSAEDHFSLVTETLANIYIEQGLYPKAIDVFRKLISINPEKKVYFASRIEELEQKF; encoded by the coding sequence ATGAACAACGCAGCTACCACGCCTGATATAAGACATGTATTCACACAAGCACTGAGAGATCCGAATGCTATTTCGGAGGCAGACTTTCAAATGCTTTTATCTGAATATCCTTTTGCACAGTCGCTGGTATTTGCCTATCAGCGACGGAATACTACTTCTGTACGTAGCACTAGCACAGATAATACAACCGTACAAAAAGCCTTGTTACACACAGATAATCGTTATTGGCTTCGTGATCTGGTGGGAGAGCATGTGGAAGAAATACCGAGTGAATATGTGGAGCAAGATGAAATAACGGCGCCATTAGAAACACCGGAGGAAGAGGTGCTATCCAAGCAGCCTGAAGATGAGCTGGCGGATTTAATTTTGGAACAGGTACAAGCGGTTGACTACTTTGCGCTGGAAAAAGCAACTGATAGGGAAGTACACACCTCAGAAATCACAGCTGTTGTTCCGGTAGCTGTAAGCGAGGCAGGCGAAAGTGAAGAAGATCTGAGTGTATACGACGATGAATTAATGCCTTATAGTTTTCGCTGGTGGTTGTACAAGACGCGACTGAAACACGCAAATACTTATCAGCCTTTTGTGAGTATCCAATCTTTAAGTACACGGGCAGACGGACAATTCGTGCCACCAAAATTTGATGAAACGATATTGGATCATCAAATCAGAGAGAATATATTCCATCTACAAGATCCCGAAGATAAGCTAAGCGACTCCATTAGGCAGAAAACCGTAGAGGTGGCGATGCCAAAGAAGACGGATGCAGTGATCGAACGTTTTATACGAGAAGAGCCCCAAATAACTCCACCGACACCGGATATAGTGAACAATGAAAACAAGGCTAGAAAGAGCGCGGAAGATCATTTTTCGTTGGTCACAGAAACCCTGGCTAATATCTATATCGAGCAGGGTCTTTATCCAAAAGCGATAGATGTTTTTCGGAAATTAATTTCGATTAATCCAGAAAAAAAAGTGTACTTTGCGAGCCGAATTGAAGAATTAGAGCAAAAATTTTAA
- a CDS encoding DUF2911 domain-containing protein gives MKKLLSLFVAMAAIFSGASLALAQAKLPPASSTQQVSQGLGISKISLTYQRPNANGRTIFGGLVPYGEVWRTGANNATAITFDSEVMIHGKAVPAGTYGLFTIPTKGDWTIILNKTSEQWGAYTYKQEDDILRFTVKPNRLAKKVETFSINFENVTTKSLDVVLSWENVSVPFTVSVDQTKEIMASLETAMKGEKKPYFQAAQYYFQNNLDMKKSAEWIEEADKGNTKAAHVKYWKAKILTKAGDKAGAAKAAQEGIDMAKQANNVEYIKLNTEALKAAK, from the coding sequence ATGAAAAAGTTATTATCTCTATTTGTTGCCATGGCAGCGATCTTCTCTGGAGCCTCTCTGGCTCTTGCACAGGCAAAATTACCGCCTGCCAGTAGCACACAGCAGGTGTCTCAAGGACTGGGCATCAGCAAGATCTCACTAACGTATCAACGTCCAAATGCAAATGGTCGAACTATTTTTGGCGGGTTAGTTCCTTACGGTGAAGTATGGCGCACAGGTGCTAATAATGCAACGGCTATTACATTCGACAGCGAAGTGATGATTCATGGAAAAGCAGTTCCTGCCGGAACATATGGCTTGTTTACCATTCCAACAAAAGGCGACTGGACAATCATCCTAAACAAAACTTCTGAACAATGGGGCGCATACACGTACAAACAAGAAGATGATATTCTTCGGTTTACGGTAAAGCCAAATCGCTTAGCTAAGAAGGTAGAAACCTTTAGCATCAACTTTGAAAACGTAACCACAAAAAGTCTAGATGTGGTATTAAGTTGGGAAAATGTATCGGTTCCATTTACGGTTTCTGTAGACCAGACCAAGGAAATTATGGCATCGTTGGAGACCGCAATGAAAGGGGAGAAAAAACCTTATTTTCAAGCTGCTCAATACTATTTCCAGAACAATCTTGACATGAAGAAGTCGGCAGAATGGATTGAAGAAGCAGACAAAGGAAATACAAAGGCTGCACACGTTAAATACTGGAAAGCCAAAATCCTAACAAAAGCGGGAGACAAAGCTGGTGCTGCGAAAGCTGCTCAGGAAGGAATTGATATGGCAAAGCAGGCAAACAATGTGGAGTACATCAAATTGAACACAGAAGCACTAAAAGCTGCGAAGTAA
- the cdaA gene encoding diadenylate cyclase CdaA, with protein sequence MQGLDFNLLSGFRWFDFIDILLVAIIIYYVYSLIKGTIAVNILIGVGLFYGIYLVVKQLEMRLLTEIFGGFISVGSIALIVVFQQEIRRFLLHIGKNISMRRKKFIWSFFGARRAVEGDRSELIKPIVEACRSLSKSQTGALLVFSRHFDEEYYQSSGEYIDAPISKRLLESIFFKNSPLHDGAVVIVDFRIMTASSVLPLSDSEDLPPQFGLRHRAAIGVTEVSEAVSVIVSEETGEISFAKDGNVNMNLSADELEAILKEEL encoded by the coding sequence ATGCAAGGACTGGATTTCAATCTTCTCAGTGGCTTTCGATGGTTCGATTTTATCGACATCTTGCTGGTAGCTATTATTATTTACTATGTCTATAGTTTGATAAAAGGAACCATAGCCGTCAATATATTAATAGGAGTTGGTCTGTTCTATGGTATTTACCTGGTGGTAAAACAGCTCGAGATGCGGCTGTTGACAGAAATTTTTGGAGGATTTATCTCTGTGGGGTCTATCGCACTGATTGTGGTATTTCAACAAGAAATCCGACGCTTCCTACTGCATATTGGTAAGAATATCTCCATGCGCCGGAAGAAATTTATCTGGTCTTTTTTTGGCGCACGACGCGCCGTAGAAGGAGATCGATCGGAGCTCATCAAACCTATTGTGGAAGCTTGTCGCAGCTTATCTAAGTCTCAAACTGGTGCTTTATTGGTGTTTTCCCGGCATTTTGATGAAGAATACTATCAATCCAGTGGCGAATATATTGATGCGCCTATTTCCAAGAGGCTCTTGGAGTCTATATTTTTTAAGAATTCACCGCTTCACGACGGTGCGGTGGTGATTGTGGATTTTCGGATCATGACAGCCAGCTCGGTATTGCCTTTGTCAGACAGTGAAGACTTGCCCCCGCAATTTGGTTTGCGCCATCGCGCAGCGATTGGCGTTACCGAAGTTTCGGAAGCAGTATCCGTTATCGTATCAGAAGAAACCGGCGAGATTTCTTTCGCAAAAGATGGGAATGTCAATATGAATCTCTCTGCCGACGAACTGGAGGCCATTCTCAAAGAAGAGCTTTAG